From the Vespa velutina chromosome 16, iVesVel2.1, whole genome shotgun sequence genome, one window contains:
- the LOC124954969 gene encoding sodium-independent sulfate anion transporter: MKEGKDIDDQKTGNDNGAYVHCSEKINEDKLDVTKDIIKNSHGIHREIQGSSDFILIEEPGDDGAKRKNNFLDSTLRLANRWVKFTCSKRKLYKRLPILSWLPRYNNQDALGDLVAGITVGLTVIPQSLAYANVAGLPTEYGLYGSFLGCFIYIIFGSCKDVPFGPTAILSLLTHQSVAHLDAPEKHAILLCFLVGVVELIMGIFGLGFLIDFVSGPVSSGFTSAVALIIVTSQIKDILAVSARGSTFVQMWKSIAECLYQTSIWDTTLGICCIGILLILRMISSFTIGPDNEELRTKKQRIINTLIWLTCTSRNALLVIVCGLLGYLFSAAHDAPFQVIGPIPGGMPTLQPPPFGYIKDDNTTVTFIDMCTNLGSGILVLPLISLMEDVAIFKAFSQGKSVDATQELIAIGLANVGSSFVQAFPGTGSLSRSAVCHASGVRTPMSGLYAGLLVILALLFLTPYFSYIPRASLAAIIISAVVFMVEVKVIKPMWRTKKSDLIPGLGTFIACLVLQLEIGILCGIGMNVLFILYHAARPKISVEKLTTHCGIDYLMLTPDRCLIFPSVDYVRNLVTKYSHRTESVETPVVIDCSHIYGADFTAATVVESLTKDFAVRGQPLFFYNLKPSVYAVFEGIAPTNFVVYYAQEALDDLLKERGYFNHIKRVSLST, encoded by the exons ATGAAGGAAGGCAAGGATATCGATGATCAAAAAACGGGGAACGACAACGGCGCATACGTACATTGTTCCGAGAAAATTAACGAAGATAAATTGGACGTTACAaaggatataattaaaaattctcacGGTATCCATCGCGAGATACAAGGCTCGTCTGACTTTATCT TGATCGAAGAGCCAGGGGATGATGGTGCAAAGCGAAAGAATAACTTTTTGGATTCGACATTACGATTGGCAAATCGTTGGGTCAAATTCACTTgttctaaaagaaaattatataaaagattaccAATTTTAAGTTGGTTACCACGTTATAACAATCAAGATGCACTTGGAGATTTGGTTGCTGGTATTACCGTAGGATTGACTGTAATTCCACAATCGCTTGCTTATGCAAATGTAGCTGGACTACCAACAGAG TACGGATTATATGGCAGTTTTTTGGGATGTTtcatttacataatatttggTTCCTGCAAAGATGTACCATTTGGTCCTACTGctatactttctttattaacTCATCAATCTGTTGCTCATTTGGACGCGCCAGAAAAGCATGCGATATTATTATGCTTTTTAGTAGGTGTCGTTGAATTAATCATGGGAATTTTCGGACTCG gATTTTTAATTGACTTTGTATCCGGTCCGGTTAGTTCTGGATTCACTTCGGCAGTAGCACTGATAATAGTTACGTCACAAATAAAAGATATCCTAGCTGTCTCTGCCAGGGGATCTACCTTTGTACAGATGTGGAAAAGCATTGCCGAGTGCCTTTATCAAACATCGATATGGGATACTACGCTTGGTATATGCTGCATAGGTATCCTATTAATACTCAGG ATGATATCTTCCTTTACAATTGGTCCTGACAATGAAGAACTTCGTACCAAAAAgcagagaataataaatacgcTTATATGGTTGACCTGTACCTCAAGGAATGCACTTCTTGTTATTGTTTGCGGTTTATTAGGATATCTTTTTAGTGCCGCACATGATGCACCCTTTCAAGTAATTG GTCCCATACCAGGTGGTATGCCCACTTTACAACCACCTCCATTTGGTTACATCAAAGACGATAATACTACAGTCACTTTTATAGATATGTGTACGAATTTGGGAAGTGGTATTCTTGTTCTTCCACTTATTTCTTTGATGGAGGATGTGGCTATTTTCAAAGcatttt CACAAGGAAAGTCAGTTGATGCCACACAAGAATTAATAGCTATTGGTTTAGCGAACGTTGGTAGTTCCTTTGTACAGGCTTTTCCAGGCACAGGATCTCTTAGCAGAAGTGCCGTATGTCATGCTTCTGGAGTTAGAACACCAATGAGTGGTCTATATGCTg GATTATTGGTGATATTGGCACTTCTTTTCCTTACACCTTACTTCAGTTATATACCAAGAGCTAGTTTAGCAGCAATCATCATATCTGCCGTTGTCTTCATGGTCGAAGTGAAGGTCATTAAGCCAATGTGGAGAACCAAAA AGTCTGATCTAATCCCAGGATTAGGAACTTTCATTGCTTGCTTGGTGCTGCAACTTGAGATTGGAATTCTCTGTGGGATTGGTATGAATGTATTGTTCATTCTTTACCATGCAGCAAGACCAAAAATATCTGTTGAAAAATTaact ACACACTGCGGGATCGATTATCTGATGTTGACGCCAGATCGTTGTTTGATCTTTCCTTCTGTGGATTATGTGAGAAATTTAGTGACTAAATATAGTCACAGGACAGAGAGCGTAGAGACACCAGTTGTGATAGATTGTTCACATATTTATGGAGCAGATTTTACAGCTGCTACGGTCGTCGAAAGTCTGACCAAAGATTTTGCAGTTAGAGGTCAACCCCTTTTCTTCTATAATTTAAAACCTTCTGTCTATGCTGTATTTGAAGGCATCGCACCGACAAATTTTGTTGTTTATTATGCTCAAGAAGCATTGGacgatttattaaaagaaagaggcTATTTCAATCACATTAAACGAGTTTCACTATCGACATAA